The Candidatus Omnitrophota bacterium DNA segment GAAACGCATTGCGAATTGGGTGGGGCGAGAGAAAGCGTACCCAACCAACGTGCTTCACATGGCGACCGAATGCGCGAATAAGGGTCACAGCGCCACATTTCCGGTTGCTCTGCCGGAGTGGTTTATCAAGTTGCTGACAAAGCCGGGTGATGTGGTCTTGGATCCATTCATGGGTTCAGGGACAACTGCCGTGGCCTGTGTGAAGAACAAGCGGGATTTTGTTGGGATAGACATTAACCAGGAGTTTTGCAGGATTGCTAGGAAGAGGGTTGAGGACGAGATGGCGCGCCCGGCAAAGAATGGTGATGGAAAGCTGGCTCACTGAGCATGGCCACAGTCGGCGCGCGCAAGCTCGAAGAGCTTATCAAGAAGCACCTTGACGAATTTTATTCCCGCCGCACTGCCAAACTCACTGGCCTGAACCTCACCGAAGCCCTGACCAAGAAGAATCCCTACCTGTTCAAGGCGAAGGGCATTCAGCAAGCGTCAGAAATCGTCGCGGAGTTGCTGCAAGCATACATTTCTTCCTCAGATGAGACGATCTTCGGCGATGCGTTCTTCGAACCAATTGCAAAAGCCGTCAGCGGAGGAGCCGTAGGCGGCGGCGAAGGCATTGACATCATCAAAGAGTCCGACACCACAGTGACAGCGTATGCGGTGAAGTCCGGCCCGCACTGGGGGAATGCCGATCAGTGGAGCAGGCAGCGGCAGAACTTTCAGAGCCTGCAGAACCGGCTTCGAAAGCTGCACAAGGCATTTGAGCCAGTCCTTGGTTATGGCTATGGCAAGCGCAACACAGACCCCAAGGGATCAAAAAACTACCGCCAGCGTTCCGGCCAGGCGTTTTGGGAAGAATTAACAGGCGATACCGACTTCTATCTCAAGCTGATCCGCTTGATGAAACATTATCCGCAGGAGCACCGAGTACGATATCAAGTCGAATGGAAGAAAGCGGTCAATCGATTCGAGCGGGAATTCCTCAACAACTTTTCGACCCCAGACGGCGATATTAACTGGGAGAAGCTGGTCGAGTTCAACAGCGGAAAACAGAAGCAGAAACTGACGGTCTCTTCGCGGTAGGAAGGTCGAATACTGGCACATTCGGGGAGCCACATGCCATCAGGCGCCGCATTATTTTGGTGGGTTCGTCTTCGGACGTGGCGGCGGGCGGCGCGGGATCTGCTTCATGCGCCGCTGAAGCTTGGCGTCATCGCGACGGTCTGGACGATCCTCGTTGCGGGCCTCTTCCTCATCGCGCATCGGGGCATCCGCTTCATCTATGACACCGCCGGGCTCGGGCCCTTTCTCCTCAGCCGGCTGTGGTTCCTCTTTCTCTTCGTCATTTTCCTGCTGCTCATCGTGAGCCAATGCACCGGGGTGTATGCCACCGTGGTGCGTTCGCCGGAGACGCAGTGGTGGATGACGCTGCCGGTGTCCGCGCGCAG contains these protein-coding regions:
- a CDS encoding cytoplasmic protein — encoded protein: MATVGARKLEELIKKHLDEFYSRRTAKLTGLNLTEALTKKNPYLFKAKGIQQASEIVAELLQAYISSSDETIFGDAFFEPIAKAVSGGAVGGGEGIDIIKESDTTVTAYAVKSGPHWGNADQWSRQRQNFQSLQNRLRKLHKAFEPVLGYGYGKRNTDPKGSKNYRQRSGQAFWEELTGDTDFYLKLIRLMKHYPQEHRVRYQVEWKKAVNRFEREFLNNFSTPDGDINWEKLVEFNSGKQKQKLTVSSR